From Pongo pygmaeus isolate AG05252 chromosome 2, NHGRI_mPonPyg2-v2.0_pri, whole genome shotgun sequence, a single genomic window includes:
- the TMEM108 gene encoding transmembrane protein 108 isoform X1, whose amino-acid sequence MKRSLQALYCQLLSFLLILALTEALAFAVQEPSPRESLQVLPSGTPPGTMVTAPHSSTRHTSVVMLTPNPDGPPSQAAAPMATPTPRAKGHPPTHTISTITATVTAPHSESSLSTGSAPAAMATTSSKPEGHPRGQTAHTILLTKPPGATSRPTTAPPRTTTRRPPRPPGSSRKGAGNSSRPVPPAPGGHSRSKEGQRGRNPSSTPLGQKRPLGKIFQIYKGNFTGSVEPDPSTLTPRTPLWGYSSSPQPQTVAATTVPSNTSWAPPTTSLGPGEDKPGLRRAAQGGGSTFTSQGGTPDATAASGAPVSPQPAPVPSQRPHRGDPQDGPSHSDSWLTVTPGTNRPLSTSSGVFTAATGPTPAAFDTSVSAPSQGIPQGASTTPQAPTHPSRVSESTISGAKEETVATLTMTDRVPSPLSTVVSTATGNFLNRLVPAGTWKPGTAGNISHVAEGDKPQHRATICLSKMDIVWVILAISVPISSCSVLLTVCCMKRKKKTANPENNLSYWNNTITMDYFNRHAVELPREIQSLETSEDQLSEPRSPANGDYRDTGMVLVNPFCQETLFVGNDQVSEI is encoded by the exons GTTTCCTGCTGATCTTGGCACTGACTGAAGCGCTGGCATTTGCCGTCCAGGAACCATCTCCCAGGGAATCTCTTCAGGTCCTCCCTTCAGGCACTCCCCCGGGAACCATGGTGACAGCACCCCACAGCTCTACCAGACATACTTCTGTGGTGATGCTGACCCCCAATCCCGATGGACCCCCCTCACAGGCTGCAGCTCCCATGGCAACACCGACACCCCGTGCAAAGGGGCACCCTCCTACGcacaccatctccaccatcactgCGACAGTAACCGCCCCCCATTCTGAAAGCTCCCTGTCCACAGGGTCCGCTCCAGCGGCCATGGCAACCACATCCTCCAAGCCAGAGGGCCACCCTCGAGGGCAGACTGCCCACACCATCCTGCTGACGAAGCCACCGGGGGCCACCAGCCGCCCCACCACAGCGCCCCCCCGCACTACCACACGCAGGCCCCCAAGGCCCCCAGGCTCTTCCCGAAAAGGGGCTGGTAATTCATCACGCCCTGTCCCGCCTGCACCTGGTGGCCACTCCAGGAGTAAAGAAGGACAGCGAGGACGAAATCCAAGCTCCACACCTCTGGGGCAGAAGCGGCCCCTGGGGAAAATCTTTCAGATCTACAAGGGCAACTTCACAGGGTCTGTGGAACCAGACCCCTCTACCCTCACCCCCAGGACCCCACTCTGGGGCTACTCCTCTTCACCACAGCCCCAGACAGTGGCTGCGACCACAGTGCCCAGCAATACCTCATGGGCACCCCCCACCACCTCCCTGGGGCCTGGAGAGGACAAGCCAGGCCTTCGCAGAGCAGCCCAGGGGGGTGGTTCTACCTTCACCAGCCAAGGAGGGACACCAGATGCCACAGCAGCCTCAGGTGCCCCTGTTAGTCCACAACCTGCCCCAGTGCCTTCTCAGCGCCCCCACCGCGGTGACCCACAGGATGGCCCCAGCCATAGTGACTCTTGGCTTACTGTCACCCCTGGCACCAACAGACCTCTGTCTACCAGCTCTGGGGTCTTCACGGCCGCCACGGGGCCCACCCCAGCTGCCTTCGATACCAGTGTCTCAGCCCCTTCCCAGGGGATTCCTCAGGGAGCATCCACAACCCCACAAGCTCCAACCCATCCCTCCAGGGTCTCAGAAAGCACTATTTCTGGAGCTAAGGAGGAGACTGTGGCCACCCTCACCATGACCGACAGGGTGCCCAGTCCTCTCTCCACAGTGGTATCCACAGCCACAGGCAATTTCCTCAACCGCCTGGTCCCCGCCGGGACCTGGAAGCCTGGGACAGCAGGGAACATCTCCCATGTGGCCGAGGGGGACAAACCCCAGCACAGAGCCACCATCTGCCTGAGCAAGATGGATATCGTCTGGGTGATCCTGGCCATCAGCGTGCCCATCTCTTCCTGCT CTGTCCTGCTGACGGTGTGCTgcatgaagaggaagaagaagactgCCAACCCGGAGAACAACCTGAGCTACTGGAACAACACCATCACCATGGACTACTTCAACAGGCATGCTGTGGAGCTACCCAGGGAGATCCAGTCCCTTGAAACCTCTGAG GACCAGCTCTCAGAGCCCCGCTCCCCAGCCAATGGCGACTATAGAGACACTGGGATGGTCCTTGTTAACCCCTTCTGTCAAGAAACACTGTTTGTGGGAAACGATCAAGTATCTGAAATCTAA